In Microplitis demolitor isolate Queensland-Clemson2020A chromosome 9, iyMicDemo2.1a, whole genome shotgun sequence, one genomic interval encodes:
- the LOC103577092 gene encoding uncharacterized protein LOC103577092: MISYHSLSLDNNFATDVPKTFKFVRAAMEVDEPMEVTAEFPTEVWEFIFKEVDDPFVLIRCQDISDYFFSIINNLIDSYNWQKTSRDYVHKNYLHEIMHKSMESFYIKVVDQVTDNKMWFRTFRSFHKWKMFFTEKSSANQVDKITDKGVDPLRIPDITCIDSWHDFLAVGTGQGLIIFFQITEDNEAPQPKFQVKTLFGGKHETSLFQVQFWSGNNEVLLALSLSQDKIVQFWDIQKKTQIVMDQPILADHICSSTMYNCFIESRGKIVEYYYDQETESPKSRFEFSIDLEGDTVCSLFVYQAQPKLVSVNKFKILKKHDISSSNSPTGSVHYYQQSHTYGGKPLSDAMIKDQKFSVSAGSIVFAIHGINLLIHASGRNYTEHKLRGVQFSSLITHGNNLFLGINSGYIKVIEMKNIPYLLKYNINDTKDKKIIVEENSTIVQLAITEHETNPYIFSAMANSIRSISPIL, encoded by the exons ATGA TAAGCTATCACTCACTCAGTTTAGATAATAATTTCGCTACAGACGTCCCGAAGACATTCAAATTTGTTAGAGCAGCAATGGAAGTTGACGAACCGATGGAAGTAACCGCAGAATTTCCAACTGAAGTATGGGAATTTATATTCAAGGAAGTGGATGATCCATTCGTTCTAATACGGTGCCAAGATAtaagtgattatttttttagcattaTCAATAATCTAATTGATAGTTACAATTGGCAAAAAACATCACGTGATTATGTGCACAAGAATTATTTGCATGAAATAATGCACAAATCTATGGAGTCCTTTTACATTAAAGTTGTTGATCAAGTTACGGATAACAAGATGTGGTTCCGTACTTTTAGATCTTTTCATAAGTGGAAGAtgttttttactgaaaaatccAGTGCTAATCAGGTGGACAAAATTACTGATAAGGGAGTCGATCCTTTAAGGATTCCGGATATCACTTGTATTGATTCTTGGC atgATTTCTTGGCTGTTGGTACGGGACAGggattaattatatttttccaaattacTGAAGATAACGAAGCTCCCCAACCGAAATTTCAAGTCAAGACCTTATTTGGAGGAAAACATGAAACGAGCTTATTTCAAGTTCAATTTTGGAGCGgga ataacGAAGTTCTGTTGGCATTGTCTCTATCGCAAGATAAAATTGTCCAATTTTGGGACATACAGAAAAAAACCCAAATCGTTATGGATCAACCAATTTTAGCAGATCACATatg cTCAAGTACAATGTACAATTGTTTCATCGAATCCCGTGGTAAAATAGTAGAATATTATTATGACCAGGAAACTGAATCACCAAAATCacgatttgaattttcaattgatttagAAGGTGACACTGTTTGCTCTTTGTTTGTATATCAAGCTCAG ccgAAATTAGTCTCagtcaataaattcaaaatattaaaaaagcaCGATATATCAAGTTCAAATTCACCAACAGGCAGTGTACATTATTATCAACAGAGTCACACATATGGCGGCAAACCGTTATCAGATGCGATGATAAAAgaccaaaaattttcagtttcaGCTGGTTCTATTGTTTTCGCTATTCATG GGATCAATTTACTGATACACGCGAGTGGAAGAAATTATACGGAGCATAAATTAAGAGGTGTTCAGTTTTCGTCATTAATAACGCAcgggaataatttattcctGGGTATAAATTCAG GGTACATCAAAGTgatagaaatgaaaaatataccttatttattaaaatataatataaatgatacaaaagacaaaaaaataatcgtcgAAGAAAATTCTACTATCGTACAACTAGCGATTACTGAACATGAAACAAAtccttatatattttcagcaATGGCTAATAGTATACGATCTATATCACCAATACTCTAA
- the LOC103577091 gene encoding uncharacterized protein LOC103577091, with product MMTFVKRAIQFFLSVSVIECSNISILNSSTMNAVPIAHNHTRRLLEMCFSDRLNPVVITEDLVNIVYGMPDNTEGNISVITIDDKLNWMKYEHDSNSVVYPSYPTVILSADSHKGECFEGFSLKES from the exons atgatgacGTTTGTAAAGAGAGctattcagttttttttatccgtAAGTGTAATTGAGTGCAGTAATATCAGTATCCTGAATTCTTCAACAATGAATGCTGTTCCGATTGCACACAATCACACG CGGCGGTTACTAGAAATGTGTTTTTCTGATCGACTGAATCCTGTGGTTATAACTGAAGACTTGGTTAATATTGTTTATGGAATGCCAGACAATACAGAAGGTAATATTTCTGTTATCACAATAGATGACAAATTAAACTGGATGAAGTACGAGCATGATTCAAATTCTGTTGTGTATCCATCTTATCCAACTGTTATTTTGTCAGCCGATTCACATAAAGGCGAGTGCTTCGAAGGTTTCTCTTTGAAG gaaagttga